A stretch of DNA from Cloacibacillus sp.:
GATCTCCTACGGTAAGCGCCGGGTTTAACGATGTCATCGGATCCTGAAAAATCATCGAGACAAAATTGCCCCTCAATTTTCGCATCTCCCCGATCGACAGATCCAGGGTATTTACGCCATTGAGTTTTATGCTGCCATTTTTTATCACACCAGGAGGATCAGGTATCAATCTTAAAATGGCAAGTGCCGTCGTCGTCTTACCAGCACCTGTCTCACCGACAAGGCCTAAAGTCTTTTTCTTTCCCAGGGAGAGATTCATACCAGTGACGGCATGGACGACGCCATCCTCAGTCTCGTAGTCGACAACTAAATTATCAATCTCAAGTATTGGCTTTTCACTGGACATTATTTATTCTCCTATAACTATTTTTTCAGTTTTGGATCAAGGGCATCTCTCAAGCCATCCCCCAAAAGATTCAGCGAAAGTATCGTCAGCATAATCGCCAGTCCTGGGAATATAACCAAATGTGGCGTATCTCTCAGAAAGGCCCGCCCCGACGAGAGCATGGCACCCCATTCAGGCGCCGGAGGCTGAACTCCAAGACCGAGAAAGCTGAGAGAAGAGGCGGAGGAGATAACCGTCGCGACACGCAGGGTCGCCTGGACCATTATCGGCGCAAAACAGTTAGGCAGGACATGATGGGTAATGATGTAAAAGTTACCGGCACCGACGGCTCTCGCAGCTTCGATATATTCCTGGTTGATCACGGTCAGCACCGAAGCCCTGGTTATCCTCGCGTATTGAGGAATAGTAACGACACCGACGGCAATAATGATGTTGAATAAATTACACCCAAAGGCCGCCATGATAGTTATCGCCAAAAGAATACTCGGCAAGGCTAAAAATATATCAAAGAACCGCATTATAAGCTGGTCGAGCGCACCTCCGTAATATCCGGCAACTGCGCCCAGAAAAACCCCTGTCGTACAACAAATGGCGCACGAGACAATTCCAATGAGCAGCGATGTCCTCGCTCCATAAACTATCCTGGAAAAAATATCTCTGCCAAAATCATCCGTGCCAAACGGGTGGCTCCAGCTGGGCCCCTGCAGCCGTTCTCTGATATTTTGCTTTATCACATCCTGTTCGTAATCAATAAACATCGGCCCGATCAATGCGGC
This window harbors:
- the nikC gene encoding nickel transporter permease — translated: MREEKMKTKDKNTRVVRRSKFKEVWRRLKKSHTAMIGLVILIVISAAALIGPMFIDYEQDVIKQNIRERLQGPSWSHPFGTDDFGRDIFSRIVYGARTSLLIGIVSCAICCTTGVFLGAVAGYYGGALDQLIMRFFDIFLALPSILLAITIMAAFGCNLFNIIIAVGVVTIPQYARITRASVLTVINQEYIEAARAVGAGNFYIITHHVLPNCFAPIMVQATLRVATVISSASSLSFLGLGVQPPAPEWGAMLSSGRAFLRDTPHLVIFPGLAIMLTILSLNLLGDGLRDALDPKLKK